Within Amycolatopsis sp. FDAARGOS 1241, the genomic segment CCGCCTCCTCGTCGGTGAGTTGGGGATCGGGTGGGAAGACTTAAGACATGGGATGTCCGACGTCCCATGTCCGGACAACCTAGGGAGCGGTTTCTCGTTCGTCAAGGTGCGCTGGCGTGGGTTCCGCATGATGGAGGCCCACACCAGCTACCACCACGGCAACCTGCGTGGCGTGCTGCTCGAGAACGCGGACCGGGTGCTGGAGGAGTCGGGGCCCGACGAGCGTCCCTGCGGCAGCTGGCCCGCGACGCCGGCGTGAGCCACGGCGCGCCACGGCAGCACTTCGCGGACAAGCGAGCGCTCCTCGACGCGCTCGCCGAGCGGGGGTCCGAGCAGCTGGGGCGTGAGCTGCTGGCCGCTCGGGTGGCCGAGGGCGGGCCGTTCCGGGAGCAGTTGCTGGCCTTCGCGCGGGCGTGGGTCGGCTTCGCGACGCGGCGCCCGGCGCTGCTGGACCTGATGTTCGCGGCGAAGAGCCGCGATGACGCCCTTCAGTCGGTGGCGGACCGGCCGTTCGCCGCGACGTCGGCGATGATCGCCCGGGCTCAGGAGGCCGGCGAGGGGGTGCCGTTCGCGATCTTCGCGACGCTGCAGGGCCTCGCGTCGCTGGTCACCAGCGGCATGAGCGGCGCGCGGGCGCACGCGCAGCTCGTCGACAAGACCATCACGACGCTCGTCGACGGTCTGCGGCCGCGCTGAGTGTCGATAGTGCCGGGCTGTCGATAGTGCCGGGCTGTCGGTACTGCCGGGCTGTCGATTTTTGAGACAACCGGCCGGGCCCGGGCGTGCGATCGTGCCGGGCGTGGACGTGGACCTCACGGTGACCGCCGGGAACTACCGCTTCGACGGGGTGTCGTTCGCGGTCGACACGAACATCTGGCTCCTCGGCGACGAGGAGGAGGTCCTCGTCGTCGACGCCGGTTTCGACGCCAGCGCCATCACCGCCGCGATCGACGGCCGCGACGTCGTGGGCATCCTCTGCACCCACGCCCACAACGACCACGCCGACGCCGCGTTGTCGCTCGCCGACGCGACGGGCGCGCCGGTGCTGCTGCACCCGGCCGACGCGAAGCTGTGGGAGCGGGTGAACCCGGGTCGCCTCCCGGACGCCGAGCTGGCCGACGGGCAGGTGCTCACGGTCGCCGGTTCACCGGTGGTCGTGCTGCACACGCCCGGCCACACCGCCGGTTCGGTGTGTCTGCACCTACCCGACGAGGGCGTGCTCTTCAGCGGCGACACCCTGCTGTCCGGCGGCCTCGGCATGACCGGCGACGTATTGTCGAGCCGGTCGGCGCTGCTCGATTCGGTGCGCCGGAAATTGCTCGTGCTGCCCGGCGAAACGGTGGTGCACCCGGGCCACGGGTACGACACCGACATCGCGACCGAACGCGAGGAATCGCTGTCCTGAATCAGCCGATTGCTTCGCACGCGAGCGAGAGATCCACGCCGCAGGGCATGTAAGAACATTCGTGCGACGCGTGACCGGCGTCGGTTTCCGTGCACGACCACGGGAATCCGAACACGTCGATCGAGCAGTAGGCGTAGAAGCGGTCGGGCTCGCCCGGCACCTGATCGGCCGCGGCGGGGAGAGCAGTGGCGAGCAGCCCGCCGCACACGAGTGCGCCGGCCGCGGCCGGGGAAACGATTCGGGGTTTCATCGTCGCCGGTCCTCTCCGGTCGAACGCGGGGTTTCCGCGTTCGGGTAATTCCCGATTTCCACCGCTTGATCACCCCCACGTGTAGCGACCCGGTCCGTCCTGGCGACACGCCCCTCGGTGGTGATGGGTCATGGTCGTCAACCGCGCTCTCGGGCTTCGCTTGGCGGAGCACGCGTGGGACCCGTTTCGCTCACCGAAGCCGGCCGGTAGGGCAGCGAAGCCGTCACCGCCGCCGCGCGCGTTGCGCGAACGCGGCGTCAGCCGCCGACCGGCCCCGCAGCGGAGCAGTCGCGGCCGCCGCGGGCGTTGCGCGAACGCGGCGTCAGCGTGGCCGAGCCCATGGCCGCGGCCGGAGTCCCCCAAGGTGGCTTCTACGGGCAGTTCGCTTCGTTCTTCCGGCAGTTTGCCTCGAAGGAAGCCCTCGCCGGCGAGGCGGCTGCGAAGGCTTCCTCAACTGTCTGCCCGGCTGCGCGCCCTGGCCGCGCTGCCGACGCCCGAGCGGGGTGTGCCTTCGCGAACTCCTGTCTCTCGGCTGACTCCAGCGATAAGCCCGGCGCAACCTGCCCTCGCCACCGCTCTCGGCGGTGAGCCGTGCGGGAGCCACTCGGACAGTCGGCCGGATAAGTCCTATGCAGACGGTGTTCGTACTTTTGTTTGACCTGCTCATCTCCACCGACTCCGCCACGCGTCCCGAACACTTTCGCCACTCTGGCGGGCGGCTTGTCCCTCTCCCGCGCGACGGCGGGGGATCCGCTGTCTGCCGAGCCCAGGCTGCCGTGCGCAAACAGCTGATCGAGACGGCGCGGGTTGCGCAGCCTTCTACTGCACAATTGCGCGCTGCTCGTGGCGGGCGGCGCGCGATCGCCGGTCTACAATGGAGTGTGGTTGAGGCTTCCCCGATACTTCCTCCAGGTGTTGATGGCGTCGCGTGTGGCGCGCTGGTTGCGGTCCTGAGCGTGTGAAGATGTGCTACACGAATTCCCACCCGTGTGGGTACGCCGGTCGGCGTCTTCAAGAAGAACAGGTACCCGGCGGCGGGCTCGTCAGCCGTCGCAGCGGGCGGTTCGGCTGGCAGCCACGGAAACTGAGCCGTTTGGTGGCTCGCACTGGCGAGCACATGCGGTGCACTGACAGCAGCCATCCATCCACGGAAACGGGAGCCGACGTCGTGACTCGTATTCGCGAGCACAAACGGTGCGCCGGTAGCGGCCGTCCAGTCTTGGCAGTCGGAGCAGTCTTGGTGGCCCGCCCGTGAGCACACACGCCGCGCTGGCAGCCACCGGCCAGTCCCCGGAAACCACAGCCGCTGCTGCCTGGAGTGGTCCCCGAAAGCTGGACCTTGGAATTAAACCTTATGCGGTGGCGGATGTTTGGGCGAGGTACTCGTCGGGGCTGAGGTAGCCGAGCCGTTGTTGGATGCGGGTCGTGTTCCACCACTGCAGGTAGTCGGTCAGCCCGGCGTGGAACTCGTCAACGGTCGCGGGCTGCTGGATTCGGAACCATTCCTCTTTGAGGTGGCTGAAGAACCCTTCCATGACGGCGTTGTCGAGGCACGTGCCTTTTCGAGACATGGACTGGGTGAGGCCGGCCTCGCGGAGCACGTCCTGCCAGAGGGCGTGGCGGTACTGGAATCCTTGATCGGAGTGAACCAGCGGTTTCTCACCTGGCTGCAGGTTGTCGATCGCGGTGCGCAGGCCATCGGCGACCATCTTCACGCTCGGCGATGGCCCGGCCACGGCAGAGATGACTCGGTTGTCGTAGAGGTCGAGGACCGGCGAGACATACACCTTGGAGGCCCCGATCGCGAACTCGGTCACGTCGGTAACCCACTTGGCGTGCTTGACCGCTGCGGTGAACTGGCGGTTCAACACGTTGTCGGCTGCTTGGCCAACCTCGCCCCGGAAGGAGTTGTACCTCCGCCGGCGGCGCACAGGGCACCGCAAGCCAAGCGTGCGCATCAGTTTCAGCACGGTCTTCTTCGACACCCGCCACCCGCGACGCAGCAGGATCGCCAGGATGCGCCGGTGCCCGTACACGCGTCGTGCGTCGTCAAAGGCCTGACGGATGGCGTCTTTCAGCTCAGCATGCCGATCCGCGCGGGCGAGTCTGTTCCGGTGGTCGTAGAACGTTGACCGGGGAAGACGGGCGATCTGCAGCAAGAGCGACAACGGGTACTGCGCCTTGAGATCTTCGACGGCGTGAACCTTCAGCGTCGTTCCTGTGACCTCAAGGCCCGCAATTTTCCCAGGTACGCGACCTCGGCGCGCAACCGTTCGTTCTCCTTGCGCAGCGTGTCGATCTCGGTCTCCGGTGGAGGATTCCCGCGATCGGCCGGAGGCCGGCCGCGCCTCTTGGGCCGCAGCCCGTCTTCGCCCTCGCGTCGATAGATACTCGTCCAGTTGGCGACGGTACTGGGCGAGGGGAGCCCGTATTCCGCGGCCAGAGCCCGTCCCGACTCGCCCGCAACATGACGGAGCACGATCTCGAGCTTGGTCCCGAAGTCGTACTGCCTGCGTTCCCTCGTCACCAGCGCGTCCCGTCCTCTCAGCTGCCATCGCTGGTACAACATTTGAACAGGATTCGGGGCGAGGTCAAGGGACAGGGACACGGACTTCGCGGTAAAGCCCTGCTCGAACAGTTCGACAGCCGAGACGGCGTCGGCATGGCTCAACGTGCTCCCCGAGTACATCGGCCTCCCCCCTCACAAGATGGACGCTTACTTACGGTGTCCAACTTCTAGGGACCACTCCATGTGCCGTCGCTCGTACTTTGCGAGCACGCGCGGAGCATTGGCAGCGGTCCGGCAACGGAAACCGGAGTCGCCGTCGTGGTGTGCGCTGGCGAGGGCGAGCGGCGCATTGGGAGCGACGGTCCAGTCGTGGAATCCGGAGGTGCCGTTGTCGTGCGCTGGCGACGCTTCGACAGTGGCCGTCCGGTGCGGAACCCGGAGATGCCGATGTGGCTCGCGCTGCCGAGCACAAGCGGCGCATCGACAGTGGCGGTCCGGTGTGGAACTCGGAGGTGCCGATGTGGCTCGCGCTGCCGAGCACAAGCGGCGCATCGACAGTGGCGGTCCGGTGCGGAACCCGGAGGTGCCCTCGTGGCTCGCGCTGGCGAGGGCGAGTGGCTCACCACCGCCAGCCGACTCCGCGTCCGGTGTTGAG encodes:
- a CDS encoding TetR/AcrR family transcriptional regulator, which codes for MSHGAPRQHFADKRALLDALAERGSEQLGRELLAARVAEGGPFREQLLAFARAWVGFATRRPALLDLMFAAKSRDDALQSVADRPFAATSAMIARAQEAGEGVPFAIFATLQGLASLVTSGMSGARAHAQLVDKTITTLVDGLRPR
- a CDS encoding MBL fold metallo-hydrolase; this encodes MDVDLTVTAGNYRFDGVSFAVDTNIWLLGDEEEVLVVDAGFDASAITAAIDGRDVVGILCTHAHNDHADAALSLADATGAPVLLHPADAKLWERVNPGRLPDAELADGQVLTVAGSPVVVLHTPGHTAGSVCLHLPDEGVLFSGDTLLSGGLGMTGDVLSSRSALLDSVRRKLLVLPGETVVHPGHGYDTDIATEREESLS
- a CDS encoding IS3 family transposase produces the protein MRAPLAQYRRQLDEYLSTRGRRRAAAQEARPASGRSRESSTGDRDRHAAQGERTVARRGRVPGKIAGLEVTGTTLKVHAVEDLKAQYPLSLLLQIARLPRSTFYDHRNRLARADRHAELKDAIRQAFDDARRVYGHRRILAILLRRGWRVSKKTVLKLMRTLGLRCPVRRRRRYNSFRGEVGQAADNVLNRQFTAAVKHAKWVTDVTEFAIGASKVYVSPVLDLYDNRVISAVAGPSPSVKMVADGLRTAIDNLQPGEKPLVHSDQGFQYRHALWQDVLREAGLTQSMSRKGTCLDNAVMEGFFSHLKEEWFRIQQPATVDEFHAGLTDYLQWWNTTRIQQRLGYLSPDEYLAQTSATA